One region of Halodesulfovibrio sp. MK-HDV genomic DNA includes:
- the trpD gene encoding anthranilate phosphoribosyltransferase, with the protein MTIRNNEMNTADILERLAEGQHLTEEVAHCVFTKLMDGEMTSGQAGSLLMGLRQKGETAEEIHAAVRVCLERAKPVEPIEGATIDLVGTGGDGKNSFNCSTATALTLAGMGFTVTKHGNRAVSSSCGSADAVEGLGLPLRLLPEEIPAELEKRSFAFLFAPDYHPAFKHVMPVRQELGYRTLFNLLGPLLNPARPTHMLLGVAKPEFMGIMAEVLSQAGVERAAVVHGAGGYDELTTSGVAKVIFVENGTTRQAELNPAEFGFEPCAEEDLAVQGKEEGLTVLRDLLEGKGPKAMLDMLALNTGMALHLITNEPLNTCMERAREAVAAGVGRKVLHA; encoded by the coding sequence ATGACGATAAGGAACAATGAGATGAATACGGCAGATATTTTAGAACGCCTTGCGGAAGGCCAGCATTTAACCGAAGAGGTCGCACACTGCGTCTTTACCAAGCTGATGGACGGAGAAATGACATCCGGTCAAGCTGGTTCTTTGTTGATGGGGCTGCGTCAGAAAGGCGAAACGGCAGAAGAAATCCACGCTGCTGTGCGTGTCTGTTTAGAACGCGCTAAGCCGGTTGAGCCTATTGAAGGCGCAACAATCGACTTGGTTGGTACAGGCGGCGACGGTAAAAATTCATTCAACTGCTCTACTGCAACTGCCCTAACCCTTGCGGGAATGGGCTTCACAGTTACTAAACACGGCAACCGCGCTGTGTCTTCTTCATGTGGCAGCGCTGATGCTGTTGAAGGCCTTGGCTTGCCACTCCGATTGCTGCCGGAAGAAATTCCGGCTGAACTTGAAAAGCGTAGCTTCGCATTTTTGTTCGCACCAGATTATCATCCTGCGTTCAAGCATGTAATGCCGGTTCGTCAGGAACTTGGCTACCGCACGCTCTTTAATCTTTTGGGCCCATTGCTTAACCCTGCCCGTCCTACACATATGCTGCTTGGCGTTGCTAAGCCTGAGTTTATGGGAATTATGGCGGAAGTACTATCACAGGCGGGAGTTGAACGTGCTGCGGTTGTACATGGCGCAGGTGGATACGATGAATTGACCACAAGCGGTGTTGCGAAAGTTATTTTTGTTGAAAACGGCACCACTCGTCAGGCGGAACTTAATCCTGCTGAATTTGGCTTTGAACCGTGTGCAGAAGAAGATCTGGCTGTTCAGGGCAAAGAAGAAGGCTTGACTGTTCTACGTGACTTACTGGAAGGAAAAGGCCCTAAAGCGATGCTTGATATGCTGGCATTGAATACGGGCATGGCATTGCACCTTATTACTAATGAACCACTTAATACCTGTATGGAACGCGCACGCGAAGCCGTTGCAGCAGGAGTCGGAAGGAAAGTCCTCCATGCTTAA
- a CDS encoding AraC family transcriptional regulator: MMQNTVQYFRAPDVPGLVLSDGHFSTFSFDRHFHLDYHIGLVVDGVQQQSAFGKTSLIGPGLLSILSPDEMHDGSGYENSEYTLKTFRIPPNIFTEEMADAMDSAHRIEFGSTVLDDKSLWHRAHSLHTILQRGDATSLFVEEQWLDLVKRLLLHVTVHSADEPEGVLAKPHWKEVRDYCHDNLSEKITLEQLASLCNLNRYQFLRRFKSTVGVTPYNWLKQLRLESACALLRKGERVSCVAANVGFYDQSHFVHAFRKAYGVPPSKY; the protein is encoded by the coding sequence ATGATGCAGAATACTGTTCAATATTTTCGCGCTCCCGATGTGCCCGGACTCGTATTAAGCGATGGGCATTTTTCCACGTTCAGCTTTGATCGTCATTTTCACTTAGACTATCATATTGGGCTGGTTGTGGATGGAGTGCAGCAGCAGAGTGCTTTTGGTAAAACGTCCCTCATTGGGCCGGGGCTTTTGTCTATACTTTCGCCTGACGAAATGCACGATGGTTCCGGATATGAAAACAGTGAGTACACGTTAAAGACCTTCCGAATTCCGCCTAATATCTTTACCGAAGAAATGGCGGATGCCATGGATTCTGCACACCGCATAGAGTTTGGCAGTACCGTTCTTGACGATAAATCGTTATGGCATCGAGCCCATTCTCTGCACACGATCCTGCAACGAGGTGATGCCACCTCCTTATTCGTGGAAGAGCAGTGGCTCGATTTAGTGAAGCGTCTATTGCTCCATGTTACCGTGCATTCAGCAGACGAACCGGAAGGTGTACTAGCTAAGCCTCACTGGAAAGAAGTTCGCGACTACTGTCACGACAATCTGTCCGAAAAAATTACCCTAGAGCAGCTTGCATCTTTATGTAATTTGAACCGCTATCAATTCTTGCGTCGGTTTAAATCTACCGTAGGCGTGACGCCTTACAATTGGTTAAAGCAGTTACGGCTCGAATCTGCCTGCGCTTTGTTGCGAAAAGGGGAGCGCGTTTCATGCGTTGCCGCGAACGTTGGTTTCTACGATCAGAGCCATTTTGTTCATGCCTTCCGCAAAGCCTATGGGGTACCGCCGTCTAAGTATTAA
- a CDS encoding phosphoribosylanthranilate isomerase: MAHKESFVKVCGITTQQDADLCIELGADLIGFIFDEKSPRAMTVEKVKAIETENVMRVGVFTHQTADEVRLIMQRAKLHLAQLHNDQDTEFAARVGKQKVMKVFWPARYETREDLEADMKQFMGCSRFFLMDAGTSGGGHGKTQDWSFLNGLRGYKSWFVAGGIGPDNVREVITGCAPCGIDLNSGVESEPGKKDPEKLRIVMEALIAPILP; encoded by the coding sequence ATGGCGCACAAAGAATCCTTTGTGAAAGTATGTGGCATTACCACACAGCAAGATGCTGATTTATGCATTGAACTGGGTGCAGATTTGATCGGATTTATTTTCGATGAAAAGAGCCCCAGAGCTATGACAGTGGAAAAAGTCAAAGCCATTGAGACAGAAAACGTCATGCGTGTTGGTGTCTTTACGCACCAGACAGCAGACGAAGTGCGCCTGATAATGCAGCGCGCTAAACTGCACCTTGCTCAGCTTCATAATGACCAAGACACAGAGTTTGCAGCCAGAGTCGGCAAGCAAAAAGTGATGAAAGTGTTTTGGCCTGCCCGCTACGAAACGCGGGAAGATCTTGAGGCAGATATGAAACAGTTTATGGGTTGCTCCCGCTTTTTCCTTATGGACGCCGGTACATCCGGTGGCGGACACGGCAAAACACAAGACTGGAGTTTCCTTAACGGATTACGTGGTTACAAATCATGGTTTGTCGCAGGCGGTATTGGCCCCGACAACGTAAGAGAAGTGATTACAGGGTGCGCCCCCTGTGGCATCGATCTAAATTCAGGTGTAGAATCTGAACCGGGCAAAAAAGATCCGGAAAAACTGCGAATCGTTATGGAGGCGCTCATCGCCCCCATTTTACCATAA
- a CDS encoding aminodeoxychorismate/anthranilate synthase component II, which produces MFLLIDNYDSFTFNLVQAFQKTGRYPHVVRNDDPELLELAASGKLEMVCISPGPGKPENAGLCLEFLALLPKEVPVLGVCLGHQVLAHFAGATVDIAPRIMHGKHSSIEHNGEGLFEGLESPMQVARYHSLIITKNEDNLLVPTSSTHTPDGEEEIMSIKYADRPWVGVQFHPESILTPQGEAMLENFPEKITAKNS; this is translated from the coding sequence ATGTTTCTTCTTATCGATAACTACGATTCCTTTACCTTTAATTTGGTGCAGGCATTTCAAAAGACTGGACGATATCCGCATGTAGTTCGGAATGATGATCCAGAATTATTAGAACTTGCAGCAAGCGGAAAGCTCGAGATGGTGTGCATCTCTCCAGGTCCGGGTAAACCGGAGAATGCAGGCTTATGCTTAGAGTTTTTGGCTCTGCTTCCAAAGGAAGTTCCTGTTCTGGGTGTTTGTTTAGGGCATCAGGTACTTGCTCATTTTGCAGGTGCCACAGTGGATATTGCTCCACGCATTATGCACGGCAAACATTCAAGCATTGAACATAACGGGGAAGGACTTTTTGAAGGGCTTGAATCCCCTATGCAAGTGGCACGCTACCACTCTCTAATTATTACAAAAAACGAAGACAACTTACTTGTTCCAACGTCCTCCACACATACACCGGACGGAGAAGAGGAGATTATGAGCATTAAATATGCCGACCGCCCTTGGGTTGGTGTTCAGTTTCATCCCGAATCGATTCTGACACCACAAGGCGAGGCTATGCTGGAAAATTTTCCCGAAAAAATTACAGCTAAAAACTCATAA
- the trpA gene encoding tryptophan synthase subunit alpha produces MTSLTQRINTATKAGRKAIIPFLTAGFPTKKDFFTHLKELDSNGADIIEIGIPFSDPAADGPVVEAASIKALEQGVTLRWIMNELIERKGQYQAELVLMGYINPFFKYGFKEFAADAAKAGVSGLIVPDLPFDEDSEFKAILKEEGIALISLIGLNTPKARMQMYAQEAEGYVYVVSYMGTTGAAVAFPPELKKTLSDAREVFDIPLALGFGIKEPQQLEPFGDAIDAVVFGSALIKDIEEKGTAVPFMNRWK; encoded by the coding sequence ATGACATCACTTACACAACGCATAAATACTGCGACTAAGGCAGGCCGTAAGGCAATCATTCCGTTTCTCACAGCCGGATTTCCAACAAAAAAAGATTTCTTCACGCACTTGAAAGAACTTGATTCCAACGGTGCAGATATTATCGAAATAGGTATTCCGTTCTCCGACCCTGCGGCTGATGGCCCTGTAGTTGAAGCAGCATCCATCAAAGCATTGGAACAAGGCGTTACCTTGCGTTGGATTATGAATGAACTCATCGAGCGCAAAGGCCAGTATCAGGCAGAACTTGTGCTTATGGGATACATCAACCCATTCTTTAAATACGGCTTTAAAGAATTTGCAGCAGATGCAGCAAAAGCAGGGGTATCAGGCTTAATTGTTCCGGATCTCCCATTTGATGAAGATTCTGAATTCAAAGCAATCCTCAAAGAAGAGGGAATTGCGCTTATTTCTCTTATCGGTCTAAACACTCCTAAAGCGCGTATGCAAATGTATGCACAGGAAGCGGAAGGCTACGTATATGTTGTTTCCTACATGGGAACCACAGGTGCAGCCGTCGCATTTCCACCAGAATTGAAGAAAACACTCAGCGATGCGCGCGAAGTATTTGATATTCCTCTTGCCCTCGGCTTTGGTATCAAAGAGCCGCAGCAGCTTGAGCCATTCGGTGATGCAATTGATGCTGTTGTTTTCGGTAGTGCCTTAATCAAAGATATTGAAGAAAAGGGTACTGCTGTTCCGTTCATGAATCGTTGGAAATAG
- a CDS encoding methyl-accepting chemotaxis protein — protein sequence MNLKARMLLSFISIFMVIVAMFSSTYYVTNQQKSDGLVINLSGRQRMLSQKIAKETLVLSFTKDKAAAIKQLKNTEKVFDNTLRALINSGNAPTTLNPSGAKAYLPGATGVVREQLLTVQTLWTEYRELVNSARNGNDNALRSISSKSIKVLAAMNKAVGMLQKEADQRVSTLLTLQTIAMLLGAALLCFVIINLRRHLFTPLDDMRTFANKVSGGDLHAKINATYLHEFENLKNDTVAMVATLNTLMKQADDASAEARRNAQRTEEALAVAQEKEHRIAAIIKTIRTVAEKAKDISTRVYDSIGNLTSQVDTVNGGVDVQRERMIETATAITQMNSTVVDVAHNASNAAELANDSKERAEEGAVGVRQAVGSIEIIQNSILELKESMLLLGNQTDSISRVMEVINDIADQTNLLALNAAIEAARAGEAGKGFAVVADEVRKLAEKTMLATRDVGQAVTQIQAQAHTNIEAVESTASEITASTEAANAAGQSMAKIVSMTYDTAQQITSIATASEEQATVSEQIEYAVNAVTGVAEETADGMARASGELAEISALTAQLDSLLTDMQLEAAPSGA from the coding sequence ATGAATCTTAAAGCACGCATGCTTTTGTCATTCATCTCCATTTTCATGGTTATTGTCGCCATGTTTTCAAGCACATACTACGTGACAAACCAGCAAAAGAGTGATGGCCTCGTTATCAATCTTTCTGGAAGACAGCGAATGTTGAGTCAAAAAATTGCTAAAGAAACGCTCGTACTTTCCTTTACTAAGGATAAAGCAGCAGCCATCAAGCAATTGAAAAACACAGAAAAAGTTTTTGATAACACTCTGCGTGCGCTCATCAACTCCGGCAACGCTCCAACCACGCTCAATCCATCCGGAGCCAAGGCGTATCTTCCCGGTGCTACAGGCGTTGTTCGCGAACAGCTCCTCACAGTACAAACTCTTTGGACTGAATATAGAGAGCTCGTAAACTCTGCCCGAAACGGCAACGACAACGCCCTGCGTTCTATCTCATCCAAAAGCATAAAAGTACTGGCAGCCATGAACAAAGCCGTCGGTATGCTGCAAAAAGAAGCTGATCAGCGCGTAAGTACCCTGCTTACACTTCAGACAATAGCTATGCTCTTAGGTGCGGCTCTGCTTTGCTTTGTCATCATAAATTTACGCAGACATCTCTTCACACCGCTGGATGATATGCGAACCTTTGCAAATAAAGTCTCGGGGGGAGATTTACATGCAAAGATCAACGCAACATACCTGCATGAGTTTGAGAATCTCAAAAACGACACGGTAGCGATGGTCGCCACGCTAAATACGCTTATGAAGCAGGCAGATGATGCCAGCGCAGAAGCCAGACGCAATGCTCAGCGTACGGAAGAAGCTCTTGCAGTAGCGCAGGAAAAGGAACACCGCATTGCTGCTATTATCAAAACCATCCGCACCGTTGCAGAAAAAGCAAAAGATATTTCAACACGCGTATACGACTCCATCGGAAATCTTACCTCACAAGTAGATACCGTAAACGGTGGAGTAGATGTGCAGCGTGAACGTATGATCGAAACCGCCACAGCGATCACGCAAATGAACTCTACCGTTGTAGACGTTGCGCACAACGCATCCAACGCAGCCGAATTAGCAAACGACTCCAAAGAGCGTGCTGAAGAAGGTGCCGTGGGTGTTCGTCAGGCTGTTGGCTCAATCGAGATCATTCAGAACAGCATTCTTGAATTAAAAGAATCCATGCTACTGCTCGGAAATCAGACAGATTCAATTTCCCGCGTCATGGAAGTTATTAACGACATTGCAGACCAGACAAACCTGCTGGCGTTAAACGCTGCTATCGAAGCAGCACGCGCCGGTGAAGCTGGTAAAGGTTTTGCCGTTGTGGCTGATGAAGTACGCAAGCTGGCAGAAAAAACCATGCTCGCCACTCGCGACGTAGGTCAGGCCGTTACACAGATTCAAGCACAGGCACACACCAACATTGAAGCTGTTGAAAGCACTGCAAGCGAGATCACCGCGTCTACAGAAGCCGCCAATGCTGCCGGTCAGTCTATGGCGAAAATTGTGTCCATGACATACGATACGGCGCAGCAGATCACGTCCATCGCCACTGCATCTGAAGAACAAGCAACCGTATCAGAGCAAATCGAATACGCTGTGAATGCCGTAACAGGCGTTGCAGAAGAAACAGCGGACGGTATGGCGCGCGCATCAGGTGAACTCGCAGAAATCTCCGCGCTCACCGCGCAACTCGACAGTCTACTCACCGACATGCAGCTTGAAGCTGCACCGTCTGGGGCGTAG
- a CDS encoding prephenate dehydrogenase/arogenate dehydrogenase family protein: protein MQEIDFRLKKIAVVGATGKMGAMLCSRFSKAGIEVAEIDQPLTDEVLQAGIADAQIVLICVPAAVFYKVVKCATKHMKPPQILADITSVKVQPMMQMQKAYSGPVVGTHPLFGPEPKADDVRVTITPSEGCDANSARMVEELFTRIGCEPFCSTAEEHDQATALIQGLNFVTSVSYLALLAGKDNVMPYLTPSFERRMKAAEKMITEDAELFEGLFEANPSSQDAVRSYRSILNIAAGGDINVIVERALLWWRFKDSSGEVHQ from the coding sequence ATGCAGGAGATAGACTTTAGACTCAAAAAAATTGCCGTTGTAGGCGCTACAGGAAAAATGGGCGCCATGTTGTGCTCCCGTTTTTCCAAGGCTGGTATCGAAGTAGCCGAAATAGATCAGCCTTTGACCGATGAAGTGTTGCAGGCAGGAATTGCAGATGCACAAATCGTACTGATTTGTGTCCCCGCAGCGGTATTTTACAAAGTTGTAAAATGTGCTACCAAGCACATGAAGCCGCCGCAAATTTTGGCGGACATTACTTCCGTAAAGGTTCAACCCATGATGCAAATGCAGAAAGCGTACTCCGGTCCCGTAGTGGGGACACATCCTCTTTTCGGCCCCGAGCCGAAGGCTGATGACGTGCGCGTAACAATCACGCCGTCTGAAGGCTGTGATGCAAACTCTGCACGCATGGTGGAAGAACTCTTCACCCGCATAGGTTGCGAACCGTTCTGCTCCACAGCAGAAGAACACGACCAAGCAACCGCACTCATCCAAGGTTTAAATTTTGTCACATCAGTTTCTTACCTCGCCCTTTTGGCCGGTAAGGACAATGTGATGCCGTACCTTACGCCGTCTTTTGAACGCCGAATGAAAGCTGCCGAAAAAATGATCACAGAAGATGCAGAACTCTTTGAAGGTTTATTTGAAGCAAACCCAAGCTCTCAGGACGCTGTGCGCTCCTATCGTTCCATCCTGAATATTGCTGCTGGTGGCGACATCAACGTTATTGTTGAACGCGCTCTACTTTGGTGGCGATTTAAGGATTCCTCAGGAGAAGTGCATCAATAG
- a CDS encoding anthranilate synthase component I family protein — translation MKITLQQTGQWLAADIQTPISLFLGLVGKSQGFLLESAEVDGRRGRYSVIGFNLLLRLGCKNGKLEVASRDSRLNKLKEFEGMDFIEGARKVMEAIHIEPQGDMKELPAIARGLFGYFGYTTIGMFEKKLEEVLPPENSDACLMLPGTIVLFDHLYNKLCMLNLADNLPVKMDRTAVERTPEAPNIGEVTTIPDKASYLRNVQKVQEQLRQGEAIQVVVSTRFQASFEGDPFILYRRLRQINPSPYMFFMRLSHITLIGASPETMVRCQDNTVEVCPIAGTRPRGATDAEDAALAEDLLADPKERAEHVMLVDLGRNDVGRIAEAGTVSVEKFMQVERFSHVMHMTSYVKAQLKKGYDALDVLGATFPAGTVSGAPKIRAIEIIEETEAVARGAYAGTIGWLGLDKESVNLDTGILIRTMWVKDNTVQWQCGAGIVHDSVPEKEWEECHNKARVLKVTLKATGQADVFAGR, via the coding sequence ATGAAAATCACGTTACAGCAGACAGGCCAATGGTTGGCAGCAGACATTCAGACCCCCATAAGCCTTTTCTTAGGACTCGTCGGAAAAAGTCAGGGATTCCTTCTCGAAAGTGCAGAGGTAGATGGAAGACGTGGCAGATACAGCGTTATCGGCTTTAACCTGCTTCTTCGCCTTGGCTGCAAAAACGGCAAACTCGAAGTTGCTTCCCGCGATAGCAGGCTCAACAAGCTTAAAGAATTCGAAGGAATGGATTTTATCGAAGGTGCCCGCAAGGTAATGGAAGCAATCCACATTGAACCGCAAGGCGACATGAAAGAGCTCCCAGCCATCGCCCGCGGTCTCTTTGGCTACTTTGGATACACAACAATCGGCATGTTCGAGAAAAAATTAGAAGAAGTCCTACCGCCGGAAAATAGCGATGCATGCCTCATGCTACCCGGCACAATTGTTCTCTTCGATCACCTATACAACAAGCTCTGCATGCTCAATCTAGCGGATAACCTGCCCGTTAAGATGGACAGAACAGCAGTTGAACGCACACCGGAAGCACCGAACATTGGCGAAGTAACAACCATACCGGACAAAGCTTCCTACCTGCGAAACGTTCAAAAAGTGCAGGAACAACTCAGACAAGGCGAAGCCATTCAAGTAGTAGTTTCTACCCGTTTTCAGGCTTCATTCGAAGGTGATCCGTTTATTCTTTATCGCAGATTGCGACAGATTAACCCGTCACCGTACATGTTCTTCATGCGCCTTTCACACATCACGCTCATCGGGGCTTCACCGGAAACCATGGTGCGTTGTCAGGATAACACAGTGGAAGTTTGCCCAATCGCCGGTACTCGTCCACGCGGCGCAACTGACGCAGAAGATGCAGCACTGGCAGAAGATCTGCTCGCTGATCCAAAAGAACGCGCAGAGCATGTCATGCTCGTAGATCTTGGAAGAAACGACGTGGGACGCATCGCCGAAGCAGGCACCGTGTCCGTAGAAAAATTTATGCAGGTTGAACGGTTCAGCCACGTAATGCACATGACCTCATACGTGAAAGCTCAACTTAAAAAGGGATACGACGCACTAGATGTACTCGGTGCAACCTTCCCTGCTGGAACCGTAAGCGGCGCGCCGAAAATTCGCGCTATCGAAATTATTGAAGAAACAGAAGCAGTCGCCAGAGGCGCCTACGCTGGCACCATCGGCTGGCTCGGACTGGATAAAGAATCCGTGAACCTCGATACCGGTATTCTTATCCGAACCATGTGGGTCAAAGACAACACTGTCCAATGGCAGTGCGGCGCGGGTATCGTGCATGACTCCGTTCCTGAAAAAGAATGGGAAGAATGCCACAACAAAGCCCGTGTACTCAAAGTGACCCTCAAAGCCACGGGGCAAGCGGATGTTTTTGCTGGACGCTAA
- the trpB gene encoding tryptophan synthase subunit beta gives MTRGYFGKFGGQFVAELLIPPLKELEHALEHIVPSEAFQKEFSDYLKNYVGRESPLTHCPTISKDLGFNLYLKREDLNHTGSHKINNVLGQALLAKHMGKKALLTETGAGMNGVATATAARALGMDCIVFMGAVDVERQFHNVRRMQLLGAKVVPVEAGSKTLKDAINEALRFWIKEQETYHYCFGTAAGPHPFPTLVREFQSVVGKEARKQILERTGKLPHSVIACVGGGSNAIGIFSGFVDDTDVQLIGVEAAGTGEEGCTNSAPLCLGTDGILHGQRTKLLQDDDGQILPSHSIAGGLDYPGVGPEHAHLHDCGRAVYAKVCDHEALNAFKTLTRAEGIIPALESSHAVAYVLENKEKFPKGCNVIVNLSGRGDKDMDIVEQCTELFD, from the coding sequence ATGACTAGAGGATACTTCGGCAAGTTCGGTGGTCAATTTGTAGCGGAACTTCTCATTCCGCCCCTTAAAGAACTGGAACACGCGTTGGAGCACATTGTGCCTTCCGAAGCGTTTCAGAAAGAATTTTCAGATTATCTCAAAAACTATGTAGGACGTGAAAGCCCCCTAACGCATTGTCCTACCATTTCAAAAGATCTGGGCTTCAACCTGTATCTTAAGCGTGAAGACTTAAACCATACAGGCTCACACAAAATCAACAACGTGCTTGGTCAGGCATTGCTCGCAAAGCATATGGGCAAAAAAGCTCTGCTTACCGAAACCGGCGCAGGCATGAATGGCGTTGCAACTGCAACCGCAGCCCGCGCTCTTGGTATGGACTGCATTGTCTTTATGGGCGCTGTTGATGTGGAAAGACAATTCCATAACGTACGCCGCATGCAGCTGCTCGGCGCTAAAGTTGTCCCTGTTGAAGCAGGTTCAAAAACATTGAAAGACGCCATTAACGAGGCGCTTCGTTTCTGGATCAAAGAACAGGAAACCTACCATTACTGCTTCGGCACAGCTGCGGGACCACATCCGTTCCCGACACTGGTACGCGAATTCCAGTCAGTTGTAGGCAAAGAAGCCCGCAAACAGATTCTTGAACGCACCGGCAAACTGCCGCATTCTGTTATTGCCTGTGTTGGCGGCGGCTCGAACGCTATCGGCATATTCTCAGGCTTCGTGGATGATACAGACGTTCAGCTTATTGGTGTTGAAGCTGCGGGAACCGGCGAAGAAGGCTGCACAAACTCAGCTCCGCTTTGTCTTGGAACCGATGGAATCCTGCACGGTCAACGAACCAAGCTTTTGCAAGACGATGACGGCCAGATTCTCCCTTCTCATTCCATTGCCGGTGGACTCGACTATCCGGGTGTAGGACCAGAACACGCGCACCTGCATGACTGCGGACGTGCAGTCTACGCTAAGGTTTGCGATCATGAAGCGCTCAATGCATTCAAGACGCTTACCCGTGCTGAAGGTATTATTCCTGCGTTGGAAAGTTCACATGCCGTAGCATACGTGCTTGAGAACAAAGAAAAGTTCCCGAAAGGCTGCAATGTTATTGTTAACCTCTCAGGACGTGGCGACAAAGACATGGATATTGTAGAACAATGCACCGAGCTGTTTGATTAA
- a CDS encoding indole-3-glycerol-phosphate synthase, whose amino-acid sequence MLNKFLAAKHAEIARLVQQEKNDTLPTAYKGERIPFAATLCANKMACIAEYKRASPSRGDIAPHLSPEDVAEQYAKAGATALSVLTEEKYFKGKLEFLKRMQFVGLPMLRKDFIVHPLQVVETASTPASAQLLIARMFNSPSELTELIELGESFGIESVVEVFNHADLVLARLANATIIQVNNRNLATLETDLAICERMIPHRRTTEVWIAASGISSPEQRRQVETAGYDAMLVGTALMQGGDPQKALNRLLE is encoded by the coding sequence ATGCTTAATAAGTTTCTTGCAGCGAAACATGCTGAAATTGCGCGACTTGTTCAACAGGAAAAGAACGATACGCTGCCAACAGCCTACAAAGGTGAACGTATTCCGTTTGCTGCAACATTGTGTGCAAACAAAATGGCGTGCATTGCAGAATACAAACGTGCGTCACCTTCGCGTGGCGATATTGCACCACATCTTTCTCCTGAAGATGTAGCAGAGCAATATGCAAAAGCAGGAGCAACAGCACTTTCCGTGCTAACTGAAGAAAAATACTTTAAGGGTAAGCTTGAGTTCTTAAAGCGAATGCAGTTTGTTGGTTTACCAATGCTGCGCAAAGATTTTATTGTACATCCTTTGCAGGTTGTTGAGACAGCTTCCACTCCTGCATCTGCTCAGTTACTCATTGCACGCATGTTCAATTCACCATCAGAACTTACTGAATTGATTGAACTTGGCGAGTCATTTGGAATTGAAAGTGTTGTAGAGGTTTTTAATCACGCAGATCTTGTTCTTGCAAGGCTTGCTAATGCTACAATAATTCAGGTAAACAATAGAAACCTAGCTACATTGGAAACTGACCTTGCAATATGCGAGAGAATGATTCCTCACCGCAGAACTACCGAAGTATGGATCGCGGCCAGCGGTATTTCGTCGCCCGAACAACGACGCCAAGTTGAAACGGCGGGATACGATGCGATGCTGGTCGGCACAGCGCTCATGCAGGGTGGAGACCCTCAGAAGGCGCTTAACCGGCTATTAGAATAA